The Paenibacillus sp. RUD330 genome has a segment encoding these proteins:
- a CDS encoding carbohydrate ABC transporter permease: MVRERRLMNSLIYVLLLAGSIVMLGPLAWTLSTSLKTQQHVFDVPPQWIPKPSTWSNYTDVWSKAPLLHGFLNSAIVVVAVLSVGLFVAAMAAYSFAKFNFPFKEGIFLALLGTMMIPYSVVMIPQYIGFSELGWVDTLLPLIVPGLFGNIVTIFFFRQFMQGSIPNDLIDAAKIDGCGYFRTFATVALPIAKPAIAAQAALGFMGIWNDFMGPLIYLHTPERQTIQVLIASMQSNYISTSNYPSLMAASLIALVPVIIVFFMAQRYFIESLAISGIKG; this comes from the coding sequence ATGGTCAGAGAAAGACGCTTGATGAACAGCTTGATCTATGTGCTGCTGCTGGCCGGCTCGATCGTCATGCTCGGGCCGCTGGCCTGGACGCTGTCGACGTCGCTCAAGACCCAGCAGCATGTGTTCGATGTTCCGCCCCAATGGATTCCGAAGCCGTCGACATGGAGCAACTATACGGATGTATGGTCCAAAGCTCCGCTGCTGCACGGCTTCCTGAACAGCGCCATCGTCGTGGTCGCCGTGCTGTCGGTCGGGCTGTTCGTGGCCGCCATGGCGGCTTATTCGTTTGCCAAATTCAATTTTCCGTTCAAGGAAGGAATCTTTCTCGCCCTGCTCGGAACGATGATGATTCCCTATTCGGTCGTCATGATTCCCCAATACATCGGCTTCTCCGAGCTGGGCTGGGTGGATACGCTGCTGCCGCTCATCGTTCCGGGACTGTTCGGGAATATCGTGACGATCTTCTTCTTCCGGCAATTCATGCAGGGCTCCATCCCGAACGATCTGATCGACGCGGCCAAAATCGACGGATGCGGTTACTTCCGCACGTTCGCCACCGTCGCGCTGCCCATCGCCAAGCCGGCGATCGCGGCTCAAGCGGCTCTTGGCTTCATGGGCATCTGGAACGATTTCATGGGACCGCTCATCTACCTGCATACGCCGGAGAGGCAGACGATCCAGGTGCTCATCGCCAGCATGCAGTCCAACTATATCTCGACGTCCAATTATCCCTCGCTCATGGCCGCTTCGCTCATCGCGCTTGTGCCGGTCATCATCGTGTTCTTCATGGCCCAGCGCTACTTCATCGAATCGCTCGCGATCAGCGGGATCAAAGGCTGA
- a CDS encoding sugar ABC transporter substrate-binding protein gives MVLKSKWSAVSLALVLVSGLGLSACSGNGGDAPAPTGEASSPSPTSGAASPKTDSKSEIEFMGWGGDSEKAVFQKLIDAYMKEHPNKKVKYTVVPSGEYYQKLDTLIAAKKTPDVFYAGGAHFNKLASSGLLLNMDSYLESNQAVDPSNVWKQGLDRYRYDGKTVGQGSLYGLPKDVGPWALAYNKDLFDKAGLPYPSAKAGEYTWDDMVADAKKLTTANARGKIDTFGIAAYSTESAVWANGGDWIDYSTGKVTIDTPEFAQAMQFVADLSLVHKVSPSPDDEKAQNGYARFVAGKVAMFPMGPWDQPGFWNVPFKWDIAAWPASPNTGKTATWLGSLGFAVSNTTKHPEDAFALASYLSLDRESQKQNYELGQAVPNLVDMAKGEFLQMDKAPQSRQVFLDIIEDYGRPPIEVNSKSVKWIDTFWQDASQVWTGKKTAAEFVKEEQPKLQKIYDEDNK, from the coding sequence ATGGTTCTGAAAAGCAAATGGTCCGCCGTATCGCTTGCGCTTGTGCTGGTTTCGGGATTGGGATTGTCGGCCTGCTCCGGCAACGGGGGAGACGCGCCGGCTCCGACCGGAGAAGCGTCGTCTCCATCGCCGACATCGGGAGCGGCAAGCCCCAAGACGGACTCCAAGTCCGAGATCGAGTTCATGGGGTGGGGCGGGGACAGCGAAAAAGCCGTATTCCAGAAGCTGATCGATGCTTACATGAAAGAACACCCGAATAAGAAAGTGAAGTACACCGTCGTTCCGTCGGGCGAGTATTACCAGAAGCTCGACACCCTGATCGCCGCCAAGAAAACGCCGGATGTGTTCTATGCGGGCGGCGCGCATTTCAACAAGCTCGCCAGCAGCGGCCTGCTGCTGAACATGGATTCCTACCTTGAAAGCAACCAAGCGGTCGATCCGAGCAATGTGTGGAAGCAGGGGCTGGACCGTTACCGCTACGACGGCAAGACGGTCGGCCAGGGCAGCCTGTACGGCCTGCCGAAGGATGTCGGGCCTTGGGCTCTCGCCTACAACAAGGATTTGTTCGACAAGGCCGGCCTGCCTTATCCAAGCGCGAAGGCGGGAGAGTATACGTGGGACGACATGGTCGCCGACGCCAAAAAGCTGACGACGGCAAACGCCCGCGGGAAAATCGACACGTTCGGAATCGCCGCTTATTCGACGGAGTCCGCCGTATGGGCCAACGGCGGGGATTGGATCGATTACAGCACCGGCAAGGTGACGATCGATACGCCGGAATTCGCCCAGGCGATGCAGTTCGTGGCGGATCTCAGCCTCGTGCACAAGGTCAGCCCGTCCCCGGATGACGAGAAAGCCCAGAACGGCTATGCGCGGTTCGTCGCGGGCAAAGTGGCGATGTTCCCGATGGGGCCTTGGGATCAGCCCGGCTTCTGGAACGTTCCGTTCAAATGGGATATCGCCGCTTGGCCGGCAAGCCCGAATACGGGCAAAACCGCGACCTGGCTCGGCTCTCTCGGATTCGCCGTGTCGAATACAACGAAGCATCCGGAGGATGCGTTCGCTCTGGCTTCCTATCTGAGCCTCGACCGGGAGTCGCAGAAGCAGAACTACGAGCTCGGGCAAGCGGTGCCGAACCTCGTCGACATGGCCAAGGGCGAGTTCCTGCAGATGGACAAAGCGCCGCAGAGCCGCCAAGTGTTCCTCGATATCATCGAAGACTACGGACGTCCTCCGATCGAGGTGAACTCCAAGAGCGTGAAGTGGATCGATACGTTCTGGCAGGATGCCAGCCAGGTGTGGACCGGCAAGAAGACGGCTGCGGAGTTCGTCAAGGAAGAGCAGCCGAAGCTGCAGAAAATCTACGACGAAGACAACAAGTAA
- a CDS encoding family 43 glycosylhydrolase, which translates to MKKWKSFLAAAAVLLLLPSAAHAYSNPYTLSSSWKWVNGDFYGEGDPYILKFNGVYYLYVSTVDDQIGVKVWSSTDLASWTYRGLCASDPVTKAAYAPEIVYWNGMFYMYTSPGGGGHYVLSSGSPVGPFTPQTGNLGMGIDGSVFIDDDGKWYFYSTGADRIDSRPMTSPTAFGAAGSTGLSMAGWTEGSTTFKRNGKYFMTYTGNHVWSTAYRVNYASGASPLSGFSPAQSQNPILIATEGSNVGLGHNSIVKGPDLDSDYIVYHSHASQGNAVYPGRKMNLDRIVWNGDRMSVLGPTTASQPNPAAPSFEDRFARAAIGSGWTNVGGGTWGIYNQELMWQDTIGTTAWYRQVTAASTASDYTAEFHAKQMKMGTSSSPLYGAVFSYTDENNYGTALLNRKLNRLETHFVVGGASQGWEYSPLPAGYDYTKWHQIRVEKNGASFAVYVDGMKKQSRSVSGLGGGKIGYATQDAHADFGYVAFSNDVGGSSAWNAYKPLPGTIEAVHYRKGGEGTGYHDLTPANIGGSYRSDDVDIRSSAAEGKEVVGWNQTGEWLLYRVNVAESGMYDMSARLATTFPNVSFRVWDGAADLTGVVQSAGSGGWENWVNVSKKGLYLTAGYHELRFETVQGEFDFSSLSFERGQTPSPLADDFNDGNDNGWTRYEGDWSVASGELSAAAGGPAKTVIGSGLWSDYTVEADVKLVGTTGDAGMLVRASNPSNGKVLANNPDYIQAYYAFIKPDGVYLGKMNYGYQTLASAPAALAAGVWHRMKVVAEGASIRVYVDDMNAPKLSYADHSALPFLHGKAGLRSMNNATRFDNFSVYASLS; encoded by the coding sequence ATGAAGAAATGGAAGTCTTTTCTTGCCGCCGCCGCAGTCCTGCTCCTGCTCCCCTCCGCCGCTCATGCCTACAGCAATCCTTACACCCTCTCCTCCTCCTGGAAGTGGGTCAACGGGGATTTCTACGGCGAGGGCGATCCTTACATCCTGAAATTCAACGGTGTCTATTACCTCTATGTCAGCACGGTCGATGACCAGATCGGCGTGAAGGTATGGTCCTCCACCGATCTCGCTTCCTGGACTTACCGCGGGCTGTGCGCTTCGGATCCCGTAACCAAGGCCGCCTATGCGCCCGAGATCGTTTATTGGAATGGAATGTTCTATATGTACACCTCTCCGGGAGGAGGCGGGCATTACGTCCTGTCGAGCGGCAGCCCCGTCGGTCCGTTCACGCCGCAGACCGGCAATCTCGGCATGGGCATCGACGGCAGCGTCTTCATCGACGACGACGGGAAATGGTATTTTTATTCCACCGGCGCGGACCGGATCGATTCCCGTCCGATGACCTCGCCGACCGCTTTCGGAGCGGCGGGTTCGACCGGCCTGTCGATGGCGGGATGGACGGAAGGCTCCACGACGTTCAAGCGCAACGGCAAGTATTTCATGACCTATACCGGCAACCATGTCTGGAGCACCGCCTATCGGGTCAACTATGCGTCCGGGGCTTCTCCTCTCTCCGGCTTCTCCCCCGCCCAGAGCCAGAACCCGATCCTGATCGCCACGGAGGGCTCCAACGTAGGCCTCGGACACAATTCCATCGTCAAAGGTCCGGATCTGGATTCGGACTACATCGTCTACCACAGCCACGCTTCCCAAGGCAACGCCGTCTATCCGGGCCGCAAAATGAATCTGGACCGCATCGTCTGGAACGGAGACCGGATGTCCGTCCTCGGTCCGACGACGGCAAGCCAGCCGAACCCGGCCGCGCCGTCGTTCGAGGACCGTTTCGCGCGCGCCGCGATCGGCTCCGGCTGGACCAATGTCGGCGGCGGAACCTGGGGCATCTACAACCAGGAGCTGATGTGGCAGGATACGATCGGGACGACGGCCTGGTACCGGCAAGTGACGGCGGCCTCGACAGCTTCCGATTACACCGCGGAGTTCCATGCCAAGCAGATGAAGATGGGCACAAGCTCTTCGCCGCTGTATGGAGCCGTATTTTCCTATACGGATGAGAACAACTACGGAACGGCCCTCCTGAACCGCAAGCTGAATCGTCTCGAAACCCATTTCGTCGTCGGCGGCGCCAGTCAGGGCTGGGAGTATTCCCCTCTCCCCGCAGGTTATGATTATACCAAGTGGCATCAGATCCGGGTGGAGAAGAACGGCGCCTCCTTCGCCGTCTACGTCGACGGCATGAAGAAGCAGTCCCGCAGCGTAAGCGGCCTTGGCGGCGGGAAAATCGGCTATGCCACCCAGGACGCCCATGCCGACTTCGGCTATGTGGCGTTCAGCAACGATGTCGGCGGCAGCAGCGCCTGGAATGCGTACAAACCGCTTCCAGGGACGATCGAAGCCGTCCACTACCGCAAAGGCGGGGAAGGGACCGGCTATCACGATCTGACGCCTGCCAACATCGGCGGCTCCTATCGCAGCGATGACGTGGACATCCGCTCGTCGGCGGCGGAGGGCAAGGAGGTCGTCGGCTGGAACCAGACGGGGGAATGGCTGCTCTACCGGGTCAATGTCGCCGAGAGCGGCATGTATGACATGAGCGCGCGGCTCGCCACGACCTTCCCGAACGTCAGCTTCCGCGTATGGGACGGGGCGGCGGATTTGACCGGAGTCGTGCAGTCGGCCGGAAGCGGCGGCTGGGAGAACTGGGTGAACGTCTCGAAGAAAGGCCTCTATCTGACCGCCGGCTATCATGAGCTCCGCTTCGAGACGGTCCAGGGGGAGTTCGACTTCAGCAGCCTGTCGTTCGAGAGGGGACAGACGCCCTCTCCGCTGGCCGACGACTTCAACGACGGCAACGACAACGGCTGGACGCGGTATGAAGGCGATTGGTCCGTCGCTTCCGGCGAGCTGAGCGCGGCTGCCGGCGGTCCCGCCAAGACGGTCATCGGCTCCGGCCTATGGTCCGACTATACGGTCGAGGCGGACGTGAAGCTGGTCGGGACGACCGGGGACGCCGGCATGCTCGTGCGGGCCAGCAATCCGTCGAACGGCAAGGTGCTCGCGAACAATCCCGATTACATCCAGGCCTACTATGCGTTCATCAAGCCCGACGGAGTCTATCTCGGCAAAATGAATTACGGCTATCAAACGCTGGCATCGGCGCCGGCCGCGCTCGCCGCCGGCGTCTGGCACCGGATGAAGGTCGTCGCCGAGGGAGCCTCCATCCGCGTCTACGTCGACGATATGAACGCTCCCAAGCTGAGTTATGCGGATCATAGCGCCCTTCCGTTCCTCCACGGCAAGGCCGGCCTCCGCTCCATGAACAACGCCACCCGATTCGACAACTTCTCCGTCTACGCAAGCCTCAGCTGA
- a CDS encoding winged helix-turn-helix transcriptional regulator, with amino-acid sequence MLELSIEDPDRLVKVAHALSTHTRIGIIRLLLSKPNVNIIEIAEALDIPVSTAATNVKVLEEAELILTELQPATRGAMKVCSRNFDDVRMILNPIAFYHNTSKLVEVEMPIGHFIQFDIQPTCGMANSAGMLFAEDDPDNFYHPDSRSAEIIWLRKGWVEYRFPKKLPQGAKVTSLEFSLELCSEAPNYNNDWPSEITAWINGKEIGSWISPGDFGDHRGKLNPAWWNDNSTQHGLLKTWGVDEGRSTIDNERCSSVTLEDLDLQDKPYISFRIGLRPDAKHQGGMNLFGKGFGDYPQGIVMRLQHD; translated from the coding sequence ATGCTTGAGCTGTCTATTGAAGACCCGGACCGTCTGGTCAAGGTGGCGCATGCGCTCAGCACGCATACCCGGATCGGCATCATCCGGCTGCTGCTGTCCAAGCCGAACGTGAATATCATCGAGATTGCCGAAGCTCTGGACATTCCCGTATCGACGGCGGCTACGAACGTGAAGGTGCTGGAGGAGGCGGAGCTGATCCTCACCGAGCTGCAGCCGGCCACTCGGGGGGCCATGAAGGTGTGCAGCCGGAACTTCGACGATGTGCGCATGATTCTGAATCCGATCGCGTTCTACCACAACACGAGCAAGCTCGTCGAGGTGGAGATGCCGATCGGCCACTTCATCCAGTTCGATATCCAGCCTACCTGCGGAATGGCGAACAGCGCCGGCATGCTGTTCGCCGAGGATGATCCCGACAACTTCTACCACCCGGACAGCCGCTCGGCGGAAATCATCTGGCTGCGCAAGGGCTGGGTCGAATACCGCTTTCCCAAAAAGCTGCCGCAGGGAGCCAAGGTCACATCCCTGGAGTTCTCCCTGGAGCTGTGCTCGGAGGCGCCGAATTACAACAACGACTGGCCTTCGGAAATCACGGCCTGGATCAACGGCAAGGAGATCGGCTCCTGGATTTCGCCGGGCGATTTCGGCGACCACAGGGGCAAGCTGAATCCGGCTTGGTGGAACGACAACAGCACGCAGCACGGCCTGCTCAAGACATGGGGCGTCGATGAAGGGCGCAGCACGATCGACAACGAGCGCTGCTCATCCGTTACGCTGGAGGACCTGGACCTGCAGGACAAGCCGTACATCAGCTTCCGCATCGGCCTGAGGCCCGACGCGAAGCATCAGGGTGGAATGAATCTGTTCGGCAAAGGCTTCGGCGACTATCCGCAAGGGATCGTCATGAGGCTGCAGCACGATTGA
- a CDS encoding sugar ABC transporter permease, with protein MTGYRRKEMLWSLLFVAPPVLGFLIFGLAPLLTSLGLSFMSWDMMSPAKFTGLDNFGKLAHDEKFYKSMYNTFYLLLGIPLGMVSAMALALMMNRPLKGVSLFRTIYYIPVISPIIAVSLLWQWLLNYDYGIINEFIWKIFGVQGPNWLGDPNWVKPSFLLMGLWGGVGGTMVLYLAGLQGISSSYYEAAEVDGAKRWHQFRYITLPLLSPIHFFVVVMGVIGTFQSFSQMYILAADGGPEYSGATIVYYIFQEAFKYFNMGFASSVAWVLGVIIFILTLIQFRFSKRWVYQD; from the coding sequence ATGACAGGCTATCGGCGAAAAGAAATGCTATGGTCCCTGCTGTTTGTAGCGCCGCCGGTTCTCGGCTTCCTCATCTTCGGGCTGGCCCCCCTTCTAACCTCGCTGGGCCTCAGCTTCATGTCCTGGGACATGATGTCTCCGGCCAAGTTCACCGGCCTGGACAACTTCGGGAAGCTGGCCCATGACGAGAAATTCTACAAATCCATGTACAACACGTTTTATCTGCTGCTCGGAATTCCGCTGGGCATGGTCTCCGCCATGGCGCTGGCGCTCATGATGAACCGTCCGCTCAAGGGCGTGAGCCTCTTCCGGACGATCTACTACATCCCCGTCATCTCGCCGATCATCGCGGTCTCCCTGCTCTGGCAGTGGCTGCTCAACTACGATTACGGCATCATCAACGAATTCATCTGGAAAATCTTCGGCGTGCAGGGTCCGAACTGGCTGGGCGACCCGAACTGGGTCAAGCCGTCCTTCCTGCTGATGGGCTTGTGGGGAGGAGTCGGCGGCACGATGGTCCTGTACCTGGCCGGCCTGCAGGGGATATCCTCCAGCTATTACGAGGCGGCGGAAGTCGACGGCGCGAAGCGATGGCATCAATTCCGCTACATCACGCTGCCGCTGCTGTCTCCCATCCATTTCTTCGTCGTGGTGATGGGCGTCATCGGCACGTTCCAGTCGTTCAGCCAGATGTATATTCTCGCGGCGGACGGCGGGCCGGAGTACAGCGGAGCGACGATTGTGTACTACATTTTCCAGGAAGCGTTCAAGTACTTCAATATGGGCTTCGCCAGCTCGGTCGCCTGGGTGCTGGGAGTGATCATCTTCATTCTGACCCTGATCCAATTCCGCTTCTCCAAGCGTTGGGTCTACCAGGACTAG